The following are encoded in a window of Primulina eburnea isolate SZY01 chromosome 4, ASM2296580v1, whole genome shotgun sequence genomic DNA:
- the LOC140829864 gene encoding brassinosteroid-responsive RING protein 1-like, whose amino-acid sequence MGFPVGYTDLFLPKLLVYVLMLLGFMRRFLYAVFSVLGLRDFLEPESGSYFSREEIGSELPRSVSAALIRELLPVVMFSDLEEMDPPENCAVCLYEFRAEDEIRRLTNCRHIFHRSCVDRWMDHDQKTCPLCRTQFIPEDMQESFNERLWLASGISEFYGDYSPITSGL is encoded by the coding sequence ATGGGGTTTCCGGTGGGATACACGGACCTATTTCTCCCCAAATTGCTTGTCTACGTGCTAATGCTTCTCGGATTCATGAGGAGATTTCTGTACGCCGTGTTCTCTGTTCTGGGGCTTAGGGATTTCCTGGAGCCGGAATCTGGGTCCTACTTTTCGAGGGAGGAAATCGGATCGGAGCTGCCGCGGTCTGTATCCGCCGCACTGATTCGTGAGCTTCTGCCGGTGGTGATGTTCTCGGATTTGGAGGAGATGGATCCACCGGAGAACTGCGCGGTATGCTTGTACGAATTCAGAGCGGAGGATGAGATCCGGCGGCTGACGAACTGCAGACACATATTCCACCGGAGCTGTGTGGACCGTTGGATGGACCACGATCAGAAGACATGCCCCCTCTGCCGTACTCAGTTCATACCGGAGGATATGCAGGAGAGTTTCAACGAGAGACTGTGGCTGGCTTCTGGGATTTCTGAATTTTACGGCGACTATTCCCCGATTACTTCGGGTTTATAG
- the LOC140831204 gene encoding uncharacterized protein isoform X2, whose product MASQAHVDKMQLRQNYRNLWHTDLMRTMQNDPPYCCMSFWCGPCVSYMLRKRALYNDMSRYVCCAGYMPCSGRCAESRCPEFCLATEVFLCFGNSVASTRFLLQDEFNIQTTQCDNCIIGFMFCLQQVACIFSIIAMIIGSGEIQEAAQLLSCLADVVYCTVCACMQTQHKIEMDKRDGKFGPQPMAVPPFQQMS is encoded by the exons ATGGCGTCGCAGGCTCACGTGGACAAGATGCAGCTCCGCCAGAACTATAGGAACCTCTGGCACACCGATCTTATGCGCACCATGCAAAATGATCCTCCTT ATTGTTGCATGTCGTTTTGGTG TGGACCCTGTGTGTCGTATATGCTTCGGAAAAGAGCACTTTACAATGACATGTCCAG GTATGTGTGCTGTGCAGGCTATATGCCTTGCAGTGGTCGTTGTGCCGAGAGTCGTTGCCCTGAATTTTGCCTTGCCACTGAG GTTTTCTTATGCTTTGGAAATTCAGTAGCTTCCACCAGGTTTTTGCTGCAAGATGAATTCAACATACAGACAACACAATGTGATAATTGCATCATC GGTTTCATGTTCTGCCTCCAACAAGTTGCTTGCATATTTTCTATCATTGCTATGATAATTGGAAGTGGAGAAATTCAGGAGGCTGCTCAGCTGCTGTCTTGCTTGGCTGATGTGGTCTACTGCAC GGTTTGCGCTTGTATGCAA ACACAACACAAGATCGAAATGGATAAACGAGATGGTAAATTCGGGCCACAACCAATGGCAGTGCCACCTTTTCAGCAAATGTCATGA
- the LOC140831204 gene encoding uncharacterized protein isoform X1 has product MASQAHVDKMQLRQNYRNLWHTDLMRTMQNDPPYCCMSFWCGPCVSYMLRKRALYNDMSRYVCCAGYMPCSGRCAESRCPEFCLATEVFLCFGNSVASTRFLLQDEFNIQTTQCDNCIIGFMFCLQQVACIFSIIAMIIGSGEIQEAAQLLSCLADVVYCTVCACMQVSKNSTCCIGNIIHLLNYLYCECCFICIWIS; this is encoded by the exons ATGGCGTCGCAGGCTCACGTGGACAAGATGCAGCTCCGCCAGAACTATAGGAACCTCTGGCACACCGATCTTATGCGCACCATGCAAAATGATCCTCCTT ATTGTTGCATGTCGTTTTGGTG TGGACCCTGTGTGTCGTATATGCTTCGGAAAAGAGCACTTTACAATGACATGTCCAG GTATGTGTGCTGTGCAGGCTATATGCCTTGCAGTGGTCGTTGTGCCGAGAGTCGTTGCCCTGAATTTTGCCTTGCCACTGAG GTTTTCTTATGCTTTGGAAATTCAGTAGCTTCCACCAGGTTTTTGCTGCAAGATGAATTCAACATACAGACAACACAATGTGATAATTGCATCATC GGTTTCATGTTCTGCCTCCAACAAGTTGCTTGCATATTTTCTATCATTGCTATGATAATTGGAAGTGGAGAAATTCAGGAGGCTGCTCAGCTGCTGTCTTGCTTGGCTGATGTGGTCTACTGCAC GGTTTGCGCTTGTATGCAAGTAAGCAAGAACTCTACTTGCTGTATTGGTAATATTATACATCTGCTCAATTATCTCTATTGTGAATGCTGTTTTATTTGTATCTGGATATCTTAG
- the LOC140831205 gene encoding uncharacterized protein, producing the protein MSELLDTGLCPSRVLSPFREESGDEELSVLPRHTKVIVTGNNRTKSVLVGLQGVVKKAVGLGGWHWLVLKNGVEVKLQRNALSVLEPPTGNEDDDDYDFDDSSSCSDIGEKDHHRFASGFHFGKISKPRVRYNRPWSPSACTKSMSRSSCREVQYKCDATQLRVNLAKLGTGSLWRYWRSFHLANVSPNPTKEQLVNSVQQHFSSQQVDEVQVIVEFIRAAKKLQSVGVH; encoded by the exons ATGAGTGAGTTGCTGGACACGGGTTTATGCCCTTCGCGGGTTTTGTCGCCTTTCCGCGAGGAAAGTGGAGATGAAGAGCTGTCAGTTCTACCAAGGCATACTAAGGTTATCGTGACAGGCAATAACAGAACGAAGAGTGTGTTGGTAGGTTTGCAAGGCGTTGTCAAGAAGGCTGTTGGTCTTGGTGGTTGGCATTGGCTG GTTTTGAAGAATGGGGTCGAGGTCAAGCTCCAAAGGAATGCTTTGAGTGTGTTAGAACCTCCTACTGGGAatgaggatgatgatgattatgattTTGATGATTCTAGCAGCTGCTCTGATATTGGTGAAAAGGACCATCATCGTTTCG CTTCTGGTTTTCATTTCGGAAAGATAAGCAAGCCCAGAGTTCGGTATAACCGGCCATGGTCTCcatctgcatgcacaaaatcaATGAGTCGTAGCAGTTGCAGAGAAGTTCAATACAAATGTGATGCAACTCAATTG AGAGTTAATTTGGCAAAGCTGGGAACTGGATCATTGTGGAGATACTGGCGAAGCTTCCATCTT GCAAATGTTAGTCCTAACCCTACAAAGGAACAACTGGTTAACTCCGTCCAGCAGCATTTTTCTTCACAG CAAGTGGACGAGGTACAAGTGATTGTGGAATTTATCCGTGCAGCCAAGAAACTACAATCAGTTGGCGTGCATTGA